Proteins encoded in a region of the Bubalus bubalis isolate 160015118507 breed Murrah chromosome 9, NDDB_SH_1, whole genome shotgun sequence genome:
- the LOC102415885 gene encoding S-adenosylmethionine decarboxylase proenzyme-like, whose product MEAAHFFEGTEKLLEIWFSRQQPDANQGFGDLRTIPRSEWDILLKDVQCSIISVTKADKHEAYVLSESSMFASKRRFILKTRGTTLLLKLARDYSGFDLIQSFFYSRKNFMKPSHQGYPHRNFQEEIEFLNAIFPNGAAYCMGRLNSDCWYLYTLDFPESRKINQPDQTLEILMSELDPAVMDQFYMKDGVTAKDVTRESGIHDLIPGSVIDATMFNPCGYSMNGMKSDGTYWTIHITPEPEFSYVSFETNLSQTSYDDLIRKVVEVFKPGKFVTTLFVNQSSKCHTVLSSPQKIEGFKCLDCQSALFNDYNFVFTSFAKK is encoded by the coding sequence ATGGAAGCTGCACATTTTTTCGAAGGGACCGAGAAACTGCTGGAGATTTGGTTCTCCAGGCAGCAACCCGACGCAAACCAAGGATTTGGGGATCTTCGCACCATCCCAAGATCCGAGTGGGACATACTTTTGAAGGATGTGCAGTGTTCAATCATAAGTGTGACAAAAGCTGACAAGCACGAAGCTTATGTACTCAGTGAGAGTAGCATGTTTGCCTCCAAGAGACGTTTCATTTTGAAGACACGTGGTACCACCCTCTTGCTGAAACTTGCTAGGGATTACAGTGGGTTTGACTTAATTCAAAGTTTCTTTTATTCTCGTAAGAATTTCATGAAGCCTTCTCACCAAGGTTACCCACACCGGAATTTCCAGGAAGAAATAGAGTTCCTTAATGCAATTTTCCCAAATGGAGCAGCATATTGTATGGGACGCCTGAATTCTGACTGTTGGTACTTGTATACTTTGGATTTCCCAGAGAGTAGGAAAATCAATCAGCCAGATCAAACCCTGGAAATTCTGATGAGTGAGCTTGACCCAGCAGTTATGGACCAGTTCTACATGAAAGATGGTGTTACTGCAAAGGATGTCACTCGTGAGAGTGGAATTCATGACCTGATACCAGGTTCTGTCATTGATGCCACAATGTTCAATCCTTGTGGGTATTCAATGAATGGGATGAAATCGGATGGAACTTATTGGACTATTCACATCACTCCAGAACCAGAATTTTCTTATGTTAGCTTTGAAACAAACTTAAGTCAGACCTCCTATGATGACCTGATCAGGAAAGTTGTGGAAGTCTTCAAGCCAGGAAAATTTGTGACCACCCTGTTTGTAAATCAGAGTTCTAAATGTCATACAGTGCTTTCCTCACCCCAGAAGATTGAAGGTTTTAAATGTCTTGATTGCCAGAGCGCTTTGTTCAATGattacaattttgtttttacCAGTTTTGCTAAGAAGTAG